In Pararge aegeria chromosome 7, ilParAegt1.1, whole genome shotgun sequence, the DNA window taatgataataataattattattttatatatatagtgcACATTGTGAGTCTAAACACTTGTTTAAAAATtgcatttcttaaaaaaatattacttatctatgtaatcgagtataatgtaagtttataatagcataaatatatatataataaatatttattctaatataaattttattagttagttaaagttagtatttttgtagttattttattttttgtaacatactttatcaACCTTTGTAAACGGTTTCGTACggtcaggttgcctttaaaagattacttttagtgataagatgggcgcctttgcaccctagcgcTATTtgctattactgttttccttgtgttttacctattgtgttgtgttattataaaaaatacttttccaTTCTATTGTGCAGGTTAACTGGGCCAATGTTATAAGacgaaaaaaatacaatactttattattaacttaacgATGATAACTAGTTTGCGGCCCGCCTCACGTTGTTGGAGTGTTGGTGAAGTACACAGATCCAGCTTTATAATTAACTGCGCATTTACATTACAGTTAAAGGGATTGCCATAACGAACCAATAGGGCTCGTGAGTGTTATAACAACATCGcggaattataaatacacaaGTTACGTtacttaatttttcttttcgtaacaactgtattctagaTCGGAATACATTTCtagtacgaggcgactaaggaaatataacagagaatggCTAGCAAAATGCTGCCCAGCTGTGGACTGGTATAGGATTTTGTCGTCATGATATCTATCTTTTTtggttttctttattccactaaaagttagctcttgactgcaatctcatctggtgattATGATGCCGTCTAGCGGGTAGCGGGggacctgttaggaagtatggtagttatCCTAATCGagttctacgcgatatcgcaccggaatactaaatcgcttagccgtctttgtcggtagggtggtaactagccacggcttaaGCCAGActtgaccagagaaaattcagagattTTTAATTTCCAAGTTGCGTCTGCGgggagtcgaacccgggacctcctatttaaattcatagCCCTCAacgttgcgctagggaggtcgtcaaatcaaatatttattatatataaatactatctatttttattacttttcggTGGGTAGGTGCATAAAAGTCAACACATATTGTAGAGAgctcttcaatatttatttactttaaaaataggaaacaatagtattaatttataaaaatgtgttaaatgaCACCCACCTTCCAGCAGTTACTCCTTAGCTAACTCTTAATTACCCTTTTAGACACCACCTAGTGAGTACCACCACCACATATAACCTATTGTGAATACCAtctctataacacaagctacactatAATGGACACTATCAAGCAGTCTCTTCAGGAGTTGTCTCAGCACTTTAACACTACAATGGCTGAATTCCAGCACAATTTGAGCACATCTATTCCTGCCACTAGCCCAACTTCAAATATATCTGCTCAATTCAGCATGTTCAGAACTTTTGTGCTATCTGCTCTTGAAAATCTGCAGCAACAGGTTGAACATCTCTCGAAGCAGCAGGATAAACTTGAAATGAACAGCAGAAGAAAGATCTTACTAGTTTATGGCATTCCTGATGTTAACGGTGAGGATACCTTAAAATTAGTGGTTAAAACTCTGTCCGACCACCTTAATATGCCTGATCTATCTGTTGCTGATGTCAGTCGTTGTCATCGCATGGGAAGCATTAAGTCTGGTAAACAGCGGGCCATACTTCTAAAGTTTAAACAACTGTCCCTCAGAAATCAGGTCTGGTATGATAAAACCAAGCTTAAAGGTACAGGAATAACCCTTTCCGAGTTCCTTACCAGGGACAGGCATGCCATTTTTATGGAAGCAAGACAACGCTTTGGTGTTTCTAAATGCTGGACCAAAGATGGTTCCATATTCGTCGTACAGTCAAATGGATCGCGCCGCAGAATTGTTGCGAAATCTGAACTCGACAGCATTCCCTGTGGTTCTGATGTCCAAAGACCAGCACCAAGTGCTGTGGTGGCAAGCTCTGCCGCTGCGCCACCGAAATCTCGACCAGCAGCTCTGCCAGCACAAGTCAACCGGTCCAGGCGTATCGTCAAAAAGTGATTTTTGTCCTAAGTTAGCATTAAGATCTATTCGTGTCTCTTGTCCTACCTATACTTGTATGTAACTTATTTACTATTAAGTATTGCTTCGTAATTTCTTGTTTATATTTGTTATCTTGTCAAAATCGgggtatgtaaataattaatagtttgtTGTGACACTAAATTTGGTCCTGTTGACTCGACAGTTTGACACTGACATTACAGATGACAGTACCAAAGATAATGCAAACGTTACGTCACCTACATGGCCTATGGTCATGGTATGGGCTATTGACGCGTTCCGTTTAACATATATTTGAATagtttaatacaataataaccaAGTAAGTCAATAGATAAAAATTTGCATTATTGCAAAGATttcatttttctgtttttattttatttttattttttattttttatttaaagataggTTTAGTTTCGGCTGATGGTCGCCACATGGTGTGataaataccaatttttatgtttttgttttttaagtcggttactGCTGATGGGTGGTTTTTTTGGCGCATAttagtattgtttttatttgtttctgttGTAAGATATAATTATCAaactatattttgtataaatatttaaaatctatatattatacacatatttatatatctataaataaacatatttaagttATGATTAGCGATGACGGTATGTGCAGTGATGGGTCGGATGGCGGTAGTGGCGTTTTCTCAGAATGCACCTCAACATCTGATGACAGTTTCCACAGCACTTCTTTTTCTATAAATTCGGCTCTAGACTCTGCCTTCTCTCCGCACTCTAAAAGTTTTAATGTTATTCATATTAATGCGCAGAGCATCCCTTCCCACTATCCAGACCTCTTAACTTCTTTCGACGTTAAAGACATACATGCTATCCTGGTATCGGAAACGTTTCTCAAGTCTTGTCTGCCTTCAACTTCATATT includes these proteins:
- the LOC120625066 gene encoding uncharacterized protein LOC120625066, coding for MDTIKQSLQELSQHFNTTMAEFQHNLSTSIPATSPTSNISAQFSMFRTFVLSALENLQQQVEHLSKQQDKLEMNSRRKILLVYGIPDVNGEDTLKLVVKTLSDHLNMPDLSVADVSRCHRMGSIKSGKQRAILLKFKQLSLRNQVWYDKTKLKGTGITLSEFLTRDRHAIFMEARQRFGVSKCWTKDGSIFVVQSNGSRRRIVAKSELDSIPCGSDVQRPAPSAVVASSAAAPPKSRPAALPAQVNRSRRIVKK